One region of Polyodon spathula isolate WHYD16114869_AA chromosome 25, ASM1765450v1, whole genome shotgun sequence genomic DNA includes:
- the LOC121299484 gene encoding potassium voltage-gated channel subfamily A member 3-like — MEDHLSLLHSPPPSTTKHGKNNNIVNPGYTEAEQDTMTVITCDNMLEETAGLPGLHSLDRYESGNECCERVVINISGLRFETQLKTLSQFPETLLGDPKKRMRYFDPLRNEYFFDRNRPSFDAILYYYQSGGRIRRPVNVPIDIFSEEIRFYELGEEAMEKFRDDEGFIKEEERPLPTNEFQRQVWLLFEYPESSGPARGIAIVSVLVILISIVIFCLETLPEFRDDKDYRAPLEPVINGTSPYLSSTFTDPFFVVETLCIIWFSFELLVRFFACPSKATFSKNIMNIIDIVAIIPYFITLGTELAERQGNGQQAMSLAILRVIRLVRVFRIFKLSRHSKGLQILGQTLKASMRELGLLIFFLFIGVILFSSAVYFAEADDPSSGFSSIPDAFWWAVVTMTTVGYGDMHPVTVGGKIVGSLCAIAGVLTIALPVPVIVSNFNYFYHRETEGEEQAQYLRAGSCEHLSSEEELRKAPSTSSLSKSEYMVVEEGLNSAFKQPFKSSNCTQNNQNCVTGKKIFTDV, encoded by the coding sequence ATGGAGGACCATCTCAGCCTCCTGCACTCGCCTCCTCCTTCTACTACCAAGCAtgggaaaaacaacaacatagtaAACCCCGGCTACACCGAGGCCGAGCAGGACACCATGACAGTGATCACATGTGATAACATGTTGGAGGAAACGGCAGGGCTCCCAGGACTCCACTCCTTGGACCGCTACGAGTCAGGCAACGAGTGCTGCGAGAGGGTCGTCATCAACATCTCGGGTCTGCGCTTCGAGACCCAGCTCAAAACTTTATCCCAGTTCCCCGAGACCTTGCTTGGGGACCCCAAGAAGAGGATGCGCTACTTTGACCCGCTACGGAACGAATATTTCTTCGATAGGAACAGGCCGAGTTTTGATGCCATTCTCTATTACTATCAGTCCGGCGGGCGCATCAGGAGACCCGTGAATGTCCCCATTGACATTTTCTCAGAAGAAATACGGTTTTATGAACTAGgagaggaagcaatggagaaattCCGTGATGACGAAGGGTTTATCAAAGAGGAAGAGCGCCCTTTGCCTACAAATGAGTTCCAACGGCAGGTGTGGCTATTGTTTGAATACCCCGAGAGCTCAGGGCCAGCCAGGGGCATCGCTATAGTCTCTGTGCTGGTCATTCTAATCTCCATCGTTATATTTTGCCTGGAAACTTTGCCCGAGTTCCGGGATGACAAGGACTACCGCGCTCCTCTAGAGCCGGTGATAAATGGAACCTCTCCCTACCTGAGCAGCACGTTCACAGACCCCTTCTTTGTTGTGGAGACGCTCTGCATAATCTGGTTCTCCTTCGAACTGCTGGTAAGGTTTTTTGCTTGCCCCAGTAAAGCCACCTTTTCCAAAAACATCATGAACATTATAGACATTGTGGCGATCATCCCCTATTTTATCACCCTGGGCACGGAACTGGCCGAGAGGCAGGGGAACGGGCAGCAGGCCATGTCCTTGGCCATCCTGAGGGTCATCAGGCTGGTCCGGGTCTTTCGGATCTTCAAGCTCTCCCGGCACTCCAAGGGGCTGCAGATTCTGGGGCAGACCCTCAAGGCCAGTATGCGGGAGCTGGGGCTGCTGATCTTCTTCCTTTTCATCGGGGTCATCCTCTTCTCCAGCGCGGTCTATTTCGCAGAAGCTGACGACCCTTCGTCGGGCTTTAGCAGCATCCCGGATGCCTTCTGGTGGGCAGTGGTTACCATGACGACTGTCGGCTACGGAGACATGCACCCGGTAACCGTAGGAGGGAAAATCGTCGGGTCGCTGTGTGCGATTGCTGGCGTGTTAACCATTGCCTTGCCGGTGCCGGTCATTGTCTCCAACTTTAACTATTTCTATCACCGGGAGACGGAGGGTGAGGAGCAGGCGCAGTACTTGCGCGCTGGCAGCTGTGAGCACCTGTCCTCTGAAGAGGAGCTCAGAAAGGCTCCCAGCACTTCCTCTTTGAGTAAATCGGAATACATGGTGGTCGAGGAAGGGCTGAACAGCGCGTTCAAACAGCCTTTCAAGAGCAGCAACTGCACTCAAAACAACCAGAACTGCGTGACCGGCAAAAAAATCTTCACCGACGTTTAA